One genomic segment of Oncorhynchus mykiss isolate Arlee chromosome 10, USDA_OmykA_1.1, whole genome shotgun sequence includes these proteins:
- the LOC110533826 gene encoding rho guanine nucleotide exchange factor 9 isoform X4, with amino-acid sequence MADRELAFKAGDVIKVLDASNKDWWWGQIDDEEGWFPASFVRLWVNQEENTAVETVEGASPSPSEVQNGHADASPSSSDCLCQPAQDRDQMRANIINEIMSTERHYIKHLKDICEGYFRQCKKRRDMFNDDQLRVIFGNIEDIYRFQMGFVRDLEKQYNTEEPHLSEIGPCFLEHQDGFWIYSEYCNNHVDACMELSRLMKDGRYQQFFEACRLVQQMIDIAIDGFLLTPVQKICKYPLQLAELLKYTVQEHSDYRYVAAALAVMRNVTQQINERKRRLENIEKIAQWQASVLDWEGDDILDRSSELVYTGEMSWIYQPYGRSQTRVFFLFDHQMVLCKKDLIRRDILYYKGRINMDRYNVVDAADGRDDDFNVSVKNAFKLSNKDSDEIHIFLAKKLEEKLRWLRGFHEERKMVQEDEKIGFEISEYQKRQAAMTVRRMTKQKGHRSVPPGYPPPMDPMNPGQYLVGDSMEQSEFEFPEPERCKSPFWQSFSRLTPFRK; translated from the exons CTGTGGGTGAACCAGGAGGAGAACACGGCGGTAGAGACAGTTGAAGGGGCTAGCCCCAGCCCCAGTGAGGTCCAGAACGGCCATGCGGATGCCAGTCCCAGCAGCAGCGACTGCCTGTGCCAGCCCGCCCAGGACAGAGACCAGATGAGGGCCAACATAATCAATGAGATAATGAGCACAGAGCGTCACTACATCAAACACCTGAAGGACATATGTGAG GGTTACTTCCGGCAATGTAAAAAAAGAAGAGACATGTTCAACGACGACCAGTTGAGGGTCATATTTGGGAACATTGAAGATATCTATAGGTTTCAAATGGGCTTTGTCAGAGACCTGGAGAAGCAATACAATACAGAAGAACCTCATCTCAGTGAAATAGGTCCCTGCTTCCTAGAGCAT CAAGATGGCTTTTGGATATATTCGGAGTACTGCAACAACCACGTGGATGCCTGCATGGAGCTCTCTCGACTGATGAAGGATGGCCGCTATCAGCAATTCTTCGAGGCATGTCGCCTGGTGCAGCAGATGATTGACATCGCCATTGACGGTTTCCTGCTCACGCCCGTCCAGAAGATCTGCAAGTACCCTCTGCAGCTGGCAGAGCTGCTCAAGTACACTGTCCAGGAGCACAG TGACTACCGTTATGTCGCTGCAGCGCTGGCCGTAATGAGGAATGTCACTCAGCAGATTAACGAGCGGAAGCGTCGCCTGGAAAACATTGAGAAGATAGCACAGTGGCAGGCGTCTGTGCTGGACTGGGAG GGGGATGATATTCTAGACAGGAGTTCAGAGCTGGTGTACACTGGGGAGATGTCATGGATCTACCAGCCGTATGGGCGGAGTCAGACTAGAGTCTTCTTCCTGTTCGACCATCAGATGGTTCTGTGTAAAAAG GACTTGATACGACGAGACATTCTGTACTACAAGGGCCGCATCAATATGGACAGGTACAATGTAGTTGATGCCGCAGATGGGCGGGATGATGACTTCAACGTGAGTGTGAAGAACGCGTTCAAGCTGAGTAATAAGGACTCAGACGAGATCCACATCTTCCTGGCCAAGAAGCTGGAGGAGAAACTTCGCTGGCTCAGAGGTTTCCATGAGGAACGCAAGATGGTACAAGAGGATGAAAAAATAG GGTTTGAGATATCAGAGTATCAGAAGCGGCAAGCTGCAATGACAGTGCGAAGAATGACCAAACAGAAAG GCCATAGGTCTGTGCCCCCTGGATACCCCCCTCCTATGGACCCCATGAATCCAGGACAGTACTTAGTTGGAGACAGCATGGAACAATCAGAATTTGAATTCCCTGAACCTGAAAGGTGCAAGTCTCCCTTCTGGCAGAGCTTCAGCAGGTTAACCCCCTTTAGGAAATAG
- the LOC110533825 gene encoding GRB2-associated-binding protein 3 isoform X2 gives MSAGDVVCTGWLIKSPPEKKLKRYAWRRRWFVLQRGRMSGNPDVLEYYRNKTSKKPIRTIDLRECEVQMQTEQRLVKREFQNQHLFVVKTSSRMFYLVAKTEEEMNSWVSQIREICHFGPLSMDDGTESEEGFSHNPTSQQPSPALSRNMSFISNHDFMAYGNSRVEMPSLMNPNHPMDYLFLSQCETGRFSIFRCDSFSNSERSLEQNSSDATTEDVFSSPDPSRSPFPHTGPSPSPFPHIGPSPSPFPHTGPSPSPFPHTGPSPSPFPHTGPSSSPFPHIRMHDPTFNAPCGPTSSSSSPRTLNRTPDIFQFDKPYSSAILEVTTDGLTPPPLPPKSIYLSEHLSDEGSHGPLDVVGQQLTGQPALIPRRISLSGLPDHFRRDIEGSALRSRNKRLSLNLPRFIATQSPNCHEDSYVPMASPTVCVGEDVSDGYIPMSPTTISFLKANSKTEAPLAPTPFPTAGLPGDLEPPPINRDLKPRRRARPPPLDLRGLSTIRECPTHMPLIRTMTEPGNSLQVLLERRQGQLGITGDQEASSIPTESRPLFFSTNEGATQPWLRRSNLDYLSLDFNSASPSPVQKKPLLADEHRVDYVQVDEKKTQALQNTKMEWKDVRQSKV, from the exons ATGAGTGCAGGGGATGTGGTCTGCACTGGCTGGCTCATCAAATCTCCCCCTGAGAAGAAACTAAAGAGATAC GCATGGAGGAGACGTTGGTTTGTTCTTCAAAGAGGACGTATGAGTGGGAACCCAGATGTGTTGGAGTACTACCGAAACAAGACCTCAAAGAAGCCCATCCGCACCATCGACCTGAGAGAGTGTGAGGTTCAGATGCAGACGGAGCAACGCCTGGTCAAGAGGGAGTTCCAGAACCAGCACCTCTTTGTTGTCAAGACGTCGTCTCGCATGTTCTACCTGGTGGCCAAGACTGAGGAGGAGATGAACAGTTGGGTCAGTCAGATCAGGGAGATCTGTCACTTTGGACCTCTGAGTATGGATGATGGGACAG AATCAGAGGAAGGTTTTTCGCACAACCCAACCTCCCAGCAGCCTTCACCTGCTCTCTCCCGAAATATGTCATTCATTTCCAACCATGACTTCATGGCCTATGGCAACAGCAGAGTTGAGATGCCCAGCCTGATGAATCCCAACCATCCAATGGACTACCTCTTCCTCTCACAGTGTGAGACAGGGAGGTTCAGCATCTTTAG ATGTGACAGCTTTTCAAACTCTGAGCGATCTCTGGAACAGAATTCATCAGACGCTACTACAGAAGATGTCTTCTCTTCACCTGATCCTTCTCGGTCTCCCTTTCCCCACACTGGACCATCTCCGTCTCCCTTTCCCCACATTGGACCATCTCCGTCCCCCTTTCCCCACACTGGACCATCTCCGTCCCCCTTTCCCCACACTGGACCATCTCCGTCTCCCTTTCCCCACACTGGACCATCTTCGTCCCCCTTCCCCCACATAAGGATGCATGACCCCACTTTCAACGCCCCATGTGGCCCCAcgtcatcctcttcctctcctcgaACTCTCAACCGTACACCCGACATCTTCCAGTTTGATAAGCCATATTCTTCTGCCATATTGGAGGTAACTACTGATGGACTAACTCCCCCTCCTCTGCCCCCCAAGTCTATCTACCTCTCAGAGCACCTTAGTGATGAGGGCTCCCATGGGCCTCTGGATGTGGTTGGGCAGCAGCTCACAGGCCAACCTGCACTCATCCCCCGGAGGATCTCTCTCTCAGGCCTGCCAGACCACTTCAGAAGAG ACATTGAGGGGAGTGCACTGAGGAGCAGGAACAAAAGGCTCAGTCTTAATTTG CCACGTTTCATTGCCACTCAAAGTCCAAACTGCCATGAGGACTCGTACGTGCCCATGGCCTCTCCAACTGTCTGTGTTGGTGAAGATGTGTCGGACGGCTACATCCCTATGAGCCCCACTACAATCAGCTTCCTCAAGGCTAATAGCAAAACAGAGGCCCCTCTCGCTCCCACCCCCTTTCCCACTGCAGGTCTACCTGGGGATTTAGAACCACCTCCAATCAACAGGGATCTCAAACCACGCAGGAGAG CCCGGCCTCCACCACTGGACCTGAGGGGCCTGTCCACTATCAGAGAATGTCCAACCCATATGCCACTGATCAGAACCATGACAGAGCCAGG AAATTCACTGCAAGTCCTACTGGAGAGAAGACAAGGACAACTGGGAATTACAGGAGACCAAGAAGCCAGCAGCATTCCAACA GAGTCAAGGCCGCTGTTCTTCTCTACAAACGAGGGAGCCACCCAGCCGTGGCTTAGGAGATCAAACCTTGACTACCTTTCACTGGATTTCAATTCCGCATCCCCGTCTCCTGTGCAAAAG AAGCCCCTCCTTGCTGATGAACACAGGGTGGACTATGTGCAGGTGGATGAGAAGAAGACTCAGGCGCTGCAGAACACTAAGATGGAGTGGAAGGATGTCCGGCAGTCTAAAGTGTAA
- the LOC110533825 gene encoding GRB2-associated-binding protein 3 isoform X1 has product MSAGDVVCTGWLIKSPPEKKLKRYAWRRRWFVLQRGRMSGNPDVLEYYRNKTSKKPIRTIDLRECEVQMQTEQRLVKREFQNQHLFVVKTSSRMFYLVAKTEEEMNSWVSQIREICHFGPLSMDDGTESEEGFSHNPTSQQPSPALSRNMSFISNHDFMAYGNSRVEMPSLMNPNHPMDYLFLSQCETGRFSIFRCDSFSNSERSLEQNSSDATTEDVFSSPDPSRSPFPHTGPSPSPFPHIGPSPSPFPHTGPSPSPFPHTGPSPSPFPHTGPSSSPFPHIRMHDPTFNAPCGPTSSSSSPRTLNRTPDIFQFDKPYSSAILEVTTDGLTPPPLPPKSIYLSEHLSDEGSHGPLDVVGQQLTGQPALIPRRISLSGLPDHFRREDIEGSALRSRNKRLSLNLPRFIATQSPNCHEDSYVPMASPTVCVGEDVSDGYIPMSPTTISFLKANSKTEAPLAPTPFPTAGLPGDLEPPPINRDLKPRRRARPPPLDLRGLSTIRECPTHMPLIRTMTEPGNSLQVLLERRQGQLGITGDQEASSIPTESRPLFFSTNEGATQPWLRRSNLDYLSLDFNSASPSPVQKKPLLADEHRVDYVQVDEKKTQALQNTKMEWKDVRQSKV; this is encoded by the exons ATGAGTGCAGGGGATGTGGTCTGCACTGGCTGGCTCATCAAATCTCCCCCTGAGAAGAAACTAAAGAGATAC GCATGGAGGAGACGTTGGTTTGTTCTTCAAAGAGGACGTATGAGTGGGAACCCAGATGTGTTGGAGTACTACCGAAACAAGACCTCAAAGAAGCCCATCCGCACCATCGACCTGAGAGAGTGTGAGGTTCAGATGCAGACGGAGCAACGCCTGGTCAAGAGGGAGTTCCAGAACCAGCACCTCTTTGTTGTCAAGACGTCGTCTCGCATGTTCTACCTGGTGGCCAAGACTGAGGAGGAGATGAACAGTTGGGTCAGTCAGATCAGGGAGATCTGTCACTTTGGACCTCTGAGTATGGATGATGGGACAG AATCAGAGGAAGGTTTTTCGCACAACCCAACCTCCCAGCAGCCTTCACCTGCTCTCTCCCGAAATATGTCATTCATTTCCAACCATGACTTCATGGCCTATGGCAACAGCAGAGTTGAGATGCCCAGCCTGATGAATCCCAACCATCCAATGGACTACCTCTTCCTCTCACAGTGTGAGACAGGGAGGTTCAGCATCTTTAG ATGTGACAGCTTTTCAAACTCTGAGCGATCTCTGGAACAGAATTCATCAGACGCTACTACAGAAGATGTCTTCTCTTCACCTGATCCTTCTCGGTCTCCCTTTCCCCACACTGGACCATCTCCGTCTCCCTTTCCCCACATTGGACCATCTCCGTCCCCCTTTCCCCACACTGGACCATCTCCGTCCCCCTTTCCCCACACTGGACCATCTCCGTCTCCCTTTCCCCACACTGGACCATCTTCGTCCCCCTTCCCCCACATAAGGATGCATGACCCCACTTTCAACGCCCCATGTGGCCCCAcgtcatcctcttcctctcctcgaACTCTCAACCGTACACCCGACATCTTCCAGTTTGATAAGCCATATTCTTCTGCCATATTGGAGGTAACTACTGATGGACTAACTCCCCCTCCTCTGCCCCCCAAGTCTATCTACCTCTCAGAGCACCTTAGTGATGAGGGCTCCCATGGGCCTCTGGATGTGGTTGGGCAGCAGCTCACAGGCCAACCTGCACTCATCCCCCGGAGGATCTCTCTCTCAGGCCTGCCAGACCACTTCAGAAGAG AAGACATTGAGGGGAGTGCACTGAGGAGCAGGAACAAAAGGCTCAGTCTTAATTTG CCACGTTTCATTGCCACTCAAAGTCCAAACTGCCATGAGGACTCGTACGTGCCCATGGCCTCTCCAACTGTCTGTGTTGGTGAAGATGTGTCGGACGGCTACATCCCTATGAGCCCCACTACAATCAGCTTCCTCAAGGCTAATAGCAAAACAGAGGCCCCTCTCGCTCCCACCCCCTTTCCCACTGCAGGTCTACCTGGGGATTTAGAACCACCTCCAATCAACAGGGATCTCAAACCACGCAGGAGAG CCCGGCCTCCACCACTGGACCTGAGGGGCCTGTCCACTATCAGAGAATGTCCAACCCATATGCCACTGATCAGAACCATGACAGAGCCAGG AAATTCACTGCAAGTCCTACTGGAGAGAAGACAAGGACAACTGGGAATTACAGGAGACCAAGAAGCCAGCAGCATTCCAACA GAGTCAAGGCCGCTGTTCTTCTCTACAAACGAGGGAGCCACCCAGCCGTGGCTTAGGAGATCAAACCTTGACTACCTTTCACTGGATTTCAATTCCGCATCCCCGTCTCCTGTGCAAAAG AAGCCCCTCCTTGCTGATGAACACAGGGTGGACTATGTGCAGGTGGATGAGAAGAAGACTCAGGCGCTGCAGAACACTAAGATGGAGTGGAAGGATGTCCGGCAGTCTAAAGTGTAA
- the LOC110533826 gene encoding rho guanine nucleotide exchange factor 9 isoform X5, translated as MRYVMFFSPKVEPHPPQPQTKQVFYINPIAAPRFQNTTTKLWVNQEENTAVETVEGASPSPSEVQNGHADASPSSSDCLCQPAQDRDQMRANIINEIMSTERHYIKHLKDICEGYFRQCKKRRDMFNDDQLRVIFGNIEDIYRFQMGFVRDLEKQYNTEEPHLSEIGPCFLEHQDGFWIYSEYCNNHVDACMELSRLMKDGRYQQFFEACRLVQQMIDIAIDGFLLTPVQKICKYPLQLAELLKYTVQEHSDYRYVAAALAVMRNVTQQINERKRRLENIEKIAQWQASVLDWEGDDILDRSSELVYTGEMSWIYQPYGRSQTRVFFLFDHQMVLCKKDLIRRDILYYKGRINMDRYNVVDAADGRDDDFNVSVKNAFKLSNKDSDEIHIFLAKKLEEKLRWLRGFHEERKMVQEDEKIGFEISEYQKRQAAMTVRRMTKQKGHRSVPPGYPPPMDPMNPGQYLVGDSMEQSEFEFPEPERCKSPFWQSFSRLTPFRK; from the exons CTGTGGGTGAACCAGGAGGAGAACACGGCGGTAGAGACAGTTGAAGGGGCTAGCCCCAGCCCCAGTGAGGTCCAGAACGGCCATGCGGATGCCAGTCCCAGCAGCAGCGACTGCCTGTGCCAGCCCGCCCAGGACAGAGACCAGATGAGGGCCAACATAATCAATGAGATAATGAGCACAGAGCGTCACTACATCAAACACCTGAAGGACATATGTGAG GGTTACTTCCGGCAATGTAAAAAAAGAAGAGACATGTTCAACGACGACCAGTTGAGGGTCATATTTGGGAACATTGAAGATATCTATAGGTTTCAAATGGGCTTTGTCAGAGACCTGGAGAAGCAATACAATACAGAAGAACCTCATCTCAGTGAAATAGGTCCCTGCTTCCTAGAGCAT CAAGATGGCTTTTGGATATATTCGGAGTACTGCAACAACCACGTGGATGCCTGCATGGAGCTCTCTCGACTGATGAAGGATGGCCGCTATCAGCAATTCTTCGAGGCATGTCGCCTGGTGCAGCAGATGATTGACATCGCCATTGACGGTTTCCTGCTCACGCCCGTCCAGAAGATCTGCAAGTACCCTCTGCAGCTGGCAGAGCTGCTCAAGTACACTGTCCAGGAGCACAG TGACTACCGTTATGTCGCTGCAGCGCTGGCCGTAATGAGGAATGTCACTCAGCAGATTAACGAGCGGAAGCGTCGCCTGGAAAACATTGAGAAGATAGCACAGTGGCAGGCGTCTGTGCTGGACTGGGAG GGGGATGATATTCTAGACAGGAGTTCAGAGCTGGTGTACACTGGGGAGATGTCATGGATCTACCAGCCGTATGGGCGGAGTCAGACTAGAGTCTTCTTCCTGTTCGACCATCAGATGGTTCTGTGTAAAAAG GACTTGATACGACGAGACATTCTGTACTACAAGGGCCGCATCAATATGGACAGGTACAATGTAGTTGATGCCGCAGATGGGCGGGATGATGACTTCAACGTGAGTGTGAAGAACGCGTTCAAGCTGAGTAATAAGGACTCAGACGAGATCCACATCTTCCTGGCCAAGAAGCTGGAGGAGAAACTTCGCTGGCTCAGAGGTTTCCATGAGGAACGCAAGATGGTACAAGAGGATGAAAAAATAG GGTTTGAGATATCAGAGTATCAGAAGCGGCAAGCTGCAATGACAGTGCGAAGAATGACCAAACAGAAAG GCCATAGGTCTGTGCCCCCTGGATACCCCCCTCCTATGGACCCCATGAATCCAGGACAGTACTTAGTTGGAGACAGCATGGAACAATCAGAATTTGAATTCCCTGAACCTGAAAGGTGCAAGTCTCCCTTCTGGCAGAGCTTCAGCAGGTTAACCCCCTTTAGGAAATAG